A stretch of DNA from Xyrauchen texanus isolate HMW12.3.18 chromosome 31, RBS_HiC_50CHRs, whole genome shotgun sequence:
GGCTCATCTCAGGGCGAGTTCAAATTCGAGTTTGCAGCTCGTGAAAtggatgagctttcgattacaaaatcggagagtgggttggttcagtctgtcgccatgcgcagctgacggccatgcttgcccggacAGCTGCGAGTATCGGGATGGAGGGGAATCCTCCACTCCCCcctgaacaccccccccccccccgaacCCTCGCCACTTACGGCCGCGCCCCGCCCCCgtacctttcttcctggaagtgcatgatgagctcacgcggttgcgcgggcaccttttactgcccggacccagTTCGCGGGCTcgtcctctctcactaccctcgacggtggggctgccagggggtgctCGGCGACTCCCCAGGTTGGTAATGCGATCGCGGTGCACTGGTGCCCGcagaacgccaccacctggcggagCCGTCCGAGTCTCCCATCCAGGGCCCATGGATTTACGTTGTCACTCACGACTgagttttacagcccctacttcatcgtaccgaaaaaaggcggcgggttgcggccaatcctagaCCTGCGAGTTCTaaaccgggctctgcacaaactcccACCGAGATGCTCACACAGAATTTTGCATTTTAGCAAACGTCTGGCATCAGGATTGGTGTGTGGCACCCTGAAcctaggaaccaatcatcaagccgcgatTGCTCAGGGGAGCCTGGAGGGTTCTAGTCAGCTCTGTGTCAGCCTCAGTCTGGGCaggcagacccaaaggtggcagcccagtcaagtcatcGGCGTCCAACATCGCAGTGCACTCTCCGTTGCAGAGATCGAAGACTCATCCTACTCGCAGGCCCCAAAAAAGACATCACGCTGGCTGTGAGGCAGTCTGGTCTCGTTTCGGAACCGGACAGGAGCAAACGAGCATGgtggggaacgggaggtccgaAGGGAATTACCCAGTGAGACCGCGCCCATTGAACTCACCAAATTGCCTCCAGCTTCAGCTGGGCTGACCTAatacccatgggtagaaggcgcagcGCGGGGGGTTGCTTGAGTGGCTttccccggaagaaggaaagccgttgtcatattctcacaatgagaaAATGAACCatacacaaacgctgcctcagtgtgatcgctgcccagacacatgaggcagcgcccgtggccgtcggaagcggacagataacgaccgcatccaggaatcacacaaagacggaaaggcatctttataaagacgagtctttaaaaagacgttcaacgtcaataTGTGTGCTCTTATAGagaaggaatatacactcttttagcactgccgaagcacccaggggcgaaaTCTCTACTCgtcatgcagaaggagagaaagccgctggaaatgcgccATATCTCCACTGATTGTATAACCGCTTGGCTTCGAATAGAAAATCTGAATTGAGTTGGCTTTCCAGCtctttttatacccatatgtctgggggagtagcatgcaaattccactcatcaattataattttttctcaaagaatgggaggtgttcggggctctcaagagcgacccctagtgttactacatcgacacaaggtcgagtaagtgacagaagaggaacatgACCTTTTTTTTTAGTCTTGCCTGATTTCATCTCTTTTCAGCATAATTTACAAGTATCATAATGTTTCAAATTTCTACAGAAGTgaaaaattgttgttttttttctattcaaatgatttaagcaatttgaatcGACGGCCATCTATCATTTTGAACCTCATGTTCTTTTTACTTTATTTGCATATGTATTGTTTACTTAAGTAATGTTTTATGTAACAGGCCACATATAAAGTCATGCACATATATCCTGACCGCTTTGAAAAACAGCACATAGAATTATTTACATCTGGAGAGACTGGGCATTCACGCTTCAGGTGACAAATTCTTTTTAATTCActttgtttgttttccattccaTTTCCATTCGATAATATGCAAACATGTAAGTGTGATTTGTCACAGTGTAAGGTTTATTGTAAGGGTTTGGGGCAAGTGAAATGAATGATGATTTCTGTGTTGTCAATAAGGTGTAGTGTAGGAAAATaggactgaggagaactgttttACCAAGTAAAATTAACCATTTCCTTATCTATTGAAGGGAAATGAGATGataattaattaatgtctttttttttttaatgaaattcttGTAATATGTATAGGTAATGTGAGTATTGTGCTGAATAATGGAATGTGGTGTATTTGATCTattattaaagggatggttccaTCATTAATTCACTATTGGTGTCAAACACAGATCATTAAATTTAAAAATATGAGAAACAACTTTTGCAACTTTACCtggattataatttatatttgctAACTCATTGAACTTAAGCAGAACTGTCTGCGATTTTAAATGTGAGAGGCAGAAACAAAGATCAAATATGATTAATTGTCCAGCCCTACCCGTGCCTATCCCTAATTGCTTTTTAGAAATAGAGGCCTGAATGTATTAAATGCATACATTGATTCAGTCAATTAGACTATATTTCATACAGACTTGTTTATGTGCAAAATAATAGCAAGTACATTTACACTTGTGTCTATTTTTGTGTCTATCACAGGTGCAACTAATTATTTTTGTAAGATTTTGAGATAAGAAAATGGATAACTCTACAGTTAACTCCACTACACCTGAAGCATCCACAAACTCCACAACTCATACCCTTGAGATGGAGAAAGGTCTGCAATTTTGTCTGAACATCATAAATTTCCTGTTTGGTCTTCTTACACACTCCTATGTTATATGGCTAATTGTCACAAGAAGTGGAATTGCACAAGCGTTCTTCATCCTCAGTCTCTCTATTTGTGAGAGTTGTGTTTGTCTGAATTGTTTGTTCATAGCACTGTCAATTTGGATTTCAAGTCTTGATATATTGTATATAGTAAATTTTTTAACAGGTCTATCCATCACTGGTCGTCCTCTGTTTCAGTGTCTGATGTGTGTTGAGCGTTATCTGGCAGTGGTTCATCCTGTAATCTTTCTGAAGTGCAAACCCCTCAGATACAGAGTGATCTGTTCCACTGTGGCCTCGATCATTTGTCTTGGATCCTGTTTgctctgcatgcatttgtttgtcTTACACAccagtaatgcacttacatgGTTCTACTCAATGCAGTTCATATTTTTCTTCTCCATTCAATTGTTCTGCTGTTCGGCTgttctcagagctctgaagcagtcAGGaccaggagagagagggagagagagagaggagaaaatcCACATGAAGAGAAAAGCATTTTATTTCATTCTTATAACTACTGTGAATGTGGTTATCATATATGTCCCGCTTATTATCTATGGATTCTTTACCATATTGACACAACAGGAGAGTAAGGGTCTTTTGTTCACTTGTTCTCTTTGTTATATGCTGGCtggttttgtaatgtaattcaatGTACTAAATTACCATGTTTctactgtttttatttatattgtgctTTGTTACTTTTGTAACTGGCTCAAAACTCTGTTGgcattttaattaaaatcaaaGTGTAAGATTCTGGAACTTGTTTAAACCTATGTCATTCaatgttgtgtttatttgcataAATATGAAGccttttctgtgtgtgtttgtctgatggtcaatttgtaaaaaaaaaaaaattttaaagggGGATGGTGGTGTCAaactttttgctgtttttttcattgtttttcgaATCTtagtttaaaacacttgtgtcaagttattagaaatgtaatctttgagttTGTAAGGGGgttatgatgggcaaggaggaggcgaggaccggcttgtcaatataaataataatttaatgaaaacacaaacataaacacacacatgatggacatgcccgtaattgtctctctctcaaactgcctttatccctcgcgcaccccatcaggctgattggggaccgggcatgcgacattctagcccggccccgcccctccGCTTCACACTCCTCCCAGCATTACCTCAGGCctgggtgccaccggcatgacatacacctgccccccccccctttccctggggtggggcgtgctttgcgccccatcaggtcatccccgccttcctcgacctgggaggagacaggaggggaaaaataacaacaactccAGGCattccaggcggtcagggagttgcttccctcctcccctcgtggacagcGACCGTTCCCtgtgtccgggcggtcgggctactccgtcacccggcagatggcagcggcgctcccctgggtggacggcagtgtcgaggactctgcgacgggcatccctcctccttcccggattttggcaccaaTGTGGGCATAAAAAACCAAAccaaaaacttaaaccaaaacaaacaaacataaacacacacacgatggacatgcccgtaattctgtctctctcgaaccgtcatcaTCGGCCGCCTTTATCCTTCGCGTGccacatcaggctgattggggaccgggcgtgtgacattctagccccgccccccctccactccacagagTTCATTTTGGTTtcataaaaagtattataatactttatttattattcatattttatgctGAAAACATATAAGAGTATTAACAACTTAAtcgttaataaataaaaaagatttcaaacagtttttctaggtaaaagtaaaaaatatcaaGAAGTTTACCACCCCTGGTGTCACAAGAtcaaatccagagtgtgctgggggactccagccaggtctcccaagcaaccaaattggctctgttactagggagggtaaaatcacatggggtaaactccttgtggtcgcgattagtggttctcgctctcagtacAGCATGTGGTAAGTTTtggtggatcgtggagagtaggcaactgagtcttgtcctTAGCCACTTGGACCGATGTGAgtaactacgccaccatgagggcCTCCTAAGTAGCctagtgggaattgtgcattctaaattgggagaaaaggggggaaataaataaaaaaaattacaaaaaaaagttttgcaGGGTTACACACACGACCTGAAAAAAACGTGCCTTTTCGtaaaaatttgaagaaaaaaaataccagattttatttattttttataccacgctcagtcttgagggtctaCAGGTGGTTTTACGATGACTTCCCCGTGCATTCCCCCTCAGCTTGAGCCCTAGTTATACATGGTTAATAGTTTCTGgtttgtttttctaataaaaCACTTCATATACCCAGTGTCACCTTTTTCCTTTttagcatttgttgtggtttcaTTCGATTCTTGTAGCACATATAGTATTTTTTATTCCTAAACCTTACTTTTGACACTCTAAAGATATGTAGGTGTTCAGTTTCATGTACGTATACTATCAGTAAAGTGCCTGCTAGACATACTGTATGGATGATGATAAAATGACCATATGGCAGAAAGACTACACGTGTCTTCTGTTGTAAATTGGTATGAACCCATTATGTCAGTAGCTGAAAGATAAATCTGTGGTCAGAAAATGGCTTCAGGAACAAAAAACAGACATTAGAGCTTTCATGATTGAATGAACTGTCACTACATCTACTCGTGTACAGGCAAGGGGAGTTATGCTTGCATTTAACCACATGGCAAAAAGGTCCTTTGAATAAAGTGGCCTGATTAATAGTAAGGGAAATATTCCCAACAGTTTGAGTTTTTCCAACTCTGTCTTGCTAACCATGCCTTGAACTTCCCTGAAAGGCCAAACTTGAAGATTTGTCTCACTCAATCTTCTGTTCTCTTCGAAGTAGCCTATTACTGCTGCTAACATGGTAAATATCCATGAGACATGTATTAAATTGAGGGCCAGTTGAATATGTTTGTACTACCCTCTAGTGAATATGTAACAGTATAACAACCTTATTAGGGTTTTTGATTAGGCTGTCAGTTGCTTATGTATAACTAGGATCCATCATATGCTAAGGACCCAGTAGTGATGATgcaattctgtttttaaataaatttaaatttaaaaacaatgCAACGCCTCAATGTATCAACAACAATCTTACGCATTCTCCGTATCTGTATAGCACATGCGCATGGCATTGTATCCACACTGATAATGTTCAGAAAATTCCATAGTGTACCCTGATGAAAATGACACACAAGCTACAAGAACCTGCAATATATGCAAATTGGCCTTCAAATATAATTGAAATACTAGTGTTATGCTGACATGGATGCTGTTCGCTCCTTCAAGAACACAGCTTAGTAAACATTTAGAAAAGCGTTTGAAGTTGAAGTCCAATGACATGATGATATTCATCCCGATTGTCGCCTGCATGCTAGATCCAGTTGCCACCCAAAACTATCATAATAAATGGCTGCAAGAGAACGGGGAACCTCCTGTAGCTAAAGGTAGTCCAGGCTAAGTTAAATAGCCTACATTTAGACACATGAGTTAAACTTTTATTactttgtttattatttgttttgtttatttccatcTAACTTCATAAATGTTGTCTAGGTTTTCCAGAAGTACTTACCATTGGGTGAATGGGATGTGGGAAGACACAGtttgtgtttcattttatttgagCTCTGTAATTTACTTCTCACTAATTCAGTATGTGCATCAATGAATTGCTTTCAGATGATACTGTATGGCATGTAGGACACATCAATACAAAAAGTTTTCGACCAAAGACCTTCAGGCACTCTATTCATTTTTCTGCAGATTCTTATTGTTGCTAGGAGGATATATTGCAGTTACAGTGGAATTACCTAGAAGTTTCACCAATGATGCTGGCAATGCACTGAACTGAGCCAGATAATATTGATATCTTAATTGCAAACCTTTTTTAGCACCTGCGATGGCAATACGTTTCTTACTTTCTGACACCACTGTTGCCTAAATAGTATCTTTGATTTGAATGCATTCAAATTGagttttaaaacatgtttaaaggtgcactcagtaattgttttccccatttaaaaaaattcctcttaaaaaaattattgtaatttcaAAACATATGAAATCATGACACATGAGATGAGTAtcctaaaagctgttttattctatgtggggcaggggtgccctcatggtggctgccattttacaatcacatgaccagttgaatGCTACTTGATTCATCTCAGTAACTCTCTTTTTTTGGATaatttcactcttggattaaatgaatcatggctgattatGAATGGTGAATTTCTACAAATTACATCTGTAACtggaaactattgattttgaatgatgctgcatccacaccactggGAGTcactaagtccaagatgacacaaaccaAAAGttcctgagtgcacctttaaaacttCATTTTAAAACTCCTTTTATTGTTGTCCCCTATATATAACGCTTTCTATTTACAAATCTAATGCCTTATAAGTCTTTTTGATGAGCGTGGATTATTGAGCGTGAATGAGTGTGaatgtcatttgagccatcactgGGCAGTGGTTCAGTGGTTGAGACTAAGGGTTACTGAatgaaggttgggggttcaagccccagcaccaccaagatgccactgttgtgtccttgagcaaggcacttaactccaggttgctccggggggattgtccctgtaacaagtgcactgtaagtcgctttggataaaagtgtctgccaaatgcagtaATGTGCACCGCTAGCATACATGCCATTAACTATAAAGTCTGGAATGTGTGCATCATTTGTGAAGTTCAATTATATGTGCAAATTACTCCCAATTTACACATATTATGAAGGTTTCATGATTGAGGCCCATTGCATAGTCAACAAGAGCTCATCTTTCTGATTTTATCTATGTTCAGAATAACCtgatacatttagttttttttttctatttaaaaatatgcaaaaatataaatttgatgCAATTATTGTCTGGAAAATGTTCTAATTGAATAACGAATAACAATTAATTGTTATAAAACCGATAGTTCCGACTCTAAATTCTGTTTGAAGCCACAAAATTATGATAAATGCACAAAGTGACTATATATTCTTTATTAATCCACCAAGTTGCTACATTGCTTGAAGAGTGTCATTATACTAATTAACTCTATTACTGTGTGGAACAATTGTTTATtccaattattataattaaagcaTTGAACTgtaattgttaaaggaatattcaaggttGACTACAGGTTAATCTCAATCAAGAGCatatgtggcatgatgttgaattATTTcgatccatttctttaaaaaaaaaaaaaaaaagcaaaaactgagATTACAGTGAGGTGCATGCAATGGAAGCAAAttgggccaatatttggagggttcaaaggcagaaatgtgtagcTTATAATTGTCATGATCATGCCATTTTGGTCttgttttattcttgttttgGCAGGATTGTTTCCTTCACCATCTCTCAGGCTGTTCCATGTGCTGTTGTTTTCCTCTCTCTGATTTATATATTCTCTTCTTTGTCTTATCTTCCCCATCAGATTGTTGTTTCATTCTGTACTTCTTCATCTTCTTCATTTATTCATCTCCAGCGCTTGGTTCCTTCCTCCGAAATATGTGACAGAACAATCTGACCATTTATGGACCCAGTGGAGATGAATTTTTGTTTACCCCATTCCAAAAACTCTCACAGGGAGAAAATAACAGAAGAA
This window harbors:
- the LOC127624518 gene encoding uncharacterized protein LOC127624518 yields the protein MDNSTVNSTTPEASTNSTTHTLEMEKGLQFCLNIINFLFGLLTHSYVIWLIVTRSGIAQAFFILSLSICESCVCLNCLFIALSIWISSLDILYIVNFLTGLSITGRPLFQCLMCVERYLAVVHPVIFLKCKPLRYRVICSTVASIICLGSCLLCMHLFVLHTSNALTWFYSMQFIFFFSIQLFCCSAVLRALKQSGPGERGREREEKIHMKRKAFYFILITTVNVVIIYVPLIIYGFFTILTQQESKGLLFTCSLCYMLAGFVM